CCATTATCAACCTTGCTAAGATAGTGTTTTACCCATTGCACATTGACTCTAAATACCTCATCGTTATTATTTTTCAAGTCCAAAGCACCAAAGGGGGTTACATTTACCACTTCAAATgggccactccatttagacttcaACTTGCCTGGAAACATCTGTAACCTGAAATTGAACAATagcacaagatcaccttctttaaAATCCTTGTTATAgatgtacttgtcatggaggtacttcatcttctccttgtataGGGACAAGCTTGTGTAGGCATGGTACCGAATTCATCTAGCTCACTCAATTGTGCCACCCTTAAGTTTGCGGcgacatcccactcaaggttcaacttcttcaaagcccatatggccttatgctcaagttccaccagaagatgacatgctttcccaaacaccaaccaataTGAAGACATCCCGATCGGTGTTTTGTAggccgtcctataagcccatagagcatcatcaagttttcttgaccaatccGTCCGGTTGGCATTCACGGTCTTTGACAAAATAATCTTGATCTCCCaattgaagacttcaacttgtcTGCTTGCTTGAGGAAGATGGGGGGTCGATactttgtgagtgacaccatactttttgagtaaggtatcaaaagccttgttgcaaaaatgcgaACTCCCGTCACTTATTATGGCTTTGGAGTACCGAACCTTGTAAAGATGTTCTTCTTCAAGAATGCCACCATACTCCTCGCTTAATTGTTGGGCAAAGCAATTTCCTCGACCCACTTAGACATATAATCAACCGCGACTAGAATGTAGGTGTTCCCGCAAGAGCTAACAAAcagacccatgaaatcaataccccacacatggaaaatatctatctccaaaatggtggtgagaggcatttcgttcttctttgagattccaccggcCCTTTAGCATTCATCATAACGCTTGACAAGCTCACTAGCATCCTTGTAGAGAGTAGGCCAATATAATCCACAACTCAAAACTTTTGCCGCCGTTcttgctccaccatggtgaccaccatacggTGAAGAGTGGCAAGCCTCATGAATTCCCACTTGTTCCTCCTCCGGCAGACATCGTCGAATCATACCATTGGTACAAATTCGAAAGAGGTACgactcatcccaataatagtcaaggcaatcctgtttaagcttcttcctttggtttgaagagaactcatttgGTACAATGCCACACACAAGATAGTTTGCTAAGTTGGCGAACCATGGCATCCCGGTCATTGAAATGGCTAGGAGTTGCTCGTCGAGAAATGAATCATTTATATCAAGACCAtcatgtggcctcccctcctcctccaaacgagacaagtggtccgccacttggttttcactacccgtGCGGTCTTGAATCTCgagatcaaactcttgcaatagaatcacccatcacATTAATCTTGCtttagaatctttcttgctcatcaaATATCGAAGTGCC
The Nicotiana sylvestris chromosome 11, ASM39365v2, whole genome shotgun sequence DNA segment above includes these coding regions:
- the LOC138881495 gene encoding uncharacterized protein; translation: MCDASDGAVGAVLGQRINKIFHPVYYARNTMNDAQVNYTVIEKELFTIVFAMEKFHPYLMEFDLEIQDRTGSENQVADHLSRLEEEGRPHDGLDINDSFLDEQLLAISMTGMPWFANLANYLVCGIVPNEFSSNQRKKLKQDCLDYYWDESYLFRICTNGMIRRCLPEEEQVGIHEACHSSPYGGHHGGARTAAKVLSCGLYWPTLYKDASELVKRYDEC